gaATTCATTGTATACTTATTTTTCAGCATGTAGCCAAACCTCAAGTATCAATAAAACATTTATTGATGATAGGTAAATATAATGAAATTGtattttcaatttaaaaaatttgaatagttaaaattttggTTTTCCAATATTTACAGTGCAAGTGAACACGAAGTGCTAATTGATTTAGAAAAAGACAAGTATGATACACCAAGGCTAAATTTTGGAATAGAAATTGCTTCTAAAAATACTAGTGAGGTCCGTAAAAGattaaattttgcaaatatgaaTGAAAAAGATATTAAGTCACCAGTAAAAGATAACAAGGATGAATTTCATTTTGAAAACTTGTCTTTAACAGAAGAGAAAATAAATGATACAGACAGAGAAAATGATTGTGATAGAAattttataaaagtatatgttgGAGAAGATGAAAAAATGGATTACAAATATAATTTGCCAAGTACATccaaaaataatgtaaatttaTATATGGATAATGTCTCAGATAAGACATCACTATTTAATGAAGAAGATAtagataaagaagaagaagatataTGTAATATGACGTATACACAATATCTTAATAGAAAATTAGAATCTGACTTAAGTACTCCTAGTGTTATATCATTAGAAAGTACAAGTAAAATTACAGAAAATAAATTGATTACTATTACAACCAGATTCAATCCACCAAACAGGGAAAGGATTATAAACTCAATGGGGATGTATAATATTTTAAAATCAAAATATAAGGTACCTTTCTTCAGTAAtaaaactgattccataaaacAGAAAGAAAGTTCGAATCAAAAAAATAATATCGATGATATAGTCCCATTTAAATCTAGTTTAGATAGAGTTACAGGGATTAAACTTTGGCGCCGTgtaaaaataaatgaatttcATCCTTCTGGTTCAAGTATAAAATCTTGTGATATAAAAAGAGTTCTAGCTGGATACAATTCCTTAGTAATTCATCCTCTTATCCATCCACCAACAGTAAAGAATGTTACAACTTGGTTACAAGCCAAGAAATATTTATTAAAGAAGAAGAATGAATGCAAAAGAATAGAAAACAGTAATGATGCTGCAAACAACACAGCAAAAAATATAATTCTTAATGAAACATCTACTGATGATCAAGATACAAAAGGCAATTCACAATATTCCAGTAATTTATCAGGCTCAAATGGATTTAATAAtagtgttaattattgtttgcgaAAGATGCTTGAAAATCCATTATTGTACAAAAATGATAATACACAATATTTAGGCCTTTCTTATGGACAAATTGAATACAGTTTAAAAGGAAATAGTGGTAACATTGAGAATGAAAATCTTCAAAATATCAAAGGCTTAACCACGGTAATTATTTCAATTTAAAACTTTACCTTGATTATGAGATAATACTATATTACTCATACTAGTGAAATTTGTAATTTATTACAGCATCAATATCTAACAGTATTATCTGTAGAAATACATGTTGTTACACGTGATAAACTCCTTCCTGATCCAGAACATGATTCGATTGAAGCAATATTCTATGCTATCCATAATGATATTCCAACATCTTCAAAAACTGGACAAATAGAACATGGTATGTATGAAAATTATTATACCCCTATTATTTTTATGATTATaattacatataaatataaCTATAAAACTGTTTTAGGTGCTATTGTGAATTTATccataaaaaattcaaaacaaaAAGACATACATTCAATGGGTACAATGTGTCCTATATCATATGTATCAAGCGAGGAGGATTTGCTAAATAGTCTAATAGTGTTAATTAGACATTGCGATCCAGATATTTTAGTTGGTTGGGAGATAGAATCTTTTTCATGGGGATACATCTTTCATAGGGCTTCTCGTATCGGATTGAATGATTTTATGTGGCGCATTTCAAGGATTTCAAATATTGTTTCTATATCTAAGGGACAGGCAATTGATAAAGATAGTTTCACTGATGCGAAAATACCAGGTCGAATCATTCTTGATGTTTGGAGAATAATGCGACATGAGATAACATtattaaattatacattcgaaagtgttatgtataatgtAATGCGCGAAAGAATTTCGTGCCCCAACTTTCAAACTTTAAGCAATTGgtggaaacataaaaatattacAATGCAATGGAAAGTTATTACCCATTATGTTACGCGCACTGTAGGAATATTGAGATTGATAAATCATCTTGATATTATTGGTTGGTTGTATTGTTTATTATTTGTTTATTTAATTATGTAAATAACATTATTGCAGAAAGTAAGCGCTACAATATCCACCACTTACATCATAATTGTATTTTAGGTCGAACCTGTGAACACGCTCGACTTTTCGGAATACAATTTTACGAAGTTTTTTCCAGAGGCTCTCAATTTCGTGTTGAATCGATGATGCTGAGACTCGCAAAACCTCTGAATTACATTGCGGTTTCACCATCTATACAACAAAGAGCAAAAATGCGAGCACCTGCATCTCTGCCACTTATTATGGAACCACAGTCTGTGTTCTATGTTGATCCATTAATTGTGTTGGATTTTCAAAGTTTATATCCGAGTATTATTATTGCTTATAACTATTGTTTTTCTACGTGTTTAGGTCGTGTTGAACATATTGGCCAGTAAGTACAATATTTCTGATGAAAAATATCAGTGtaacaatatttttttatttcttttagtTATGAACCATATGAATTTGGTGCATCTACGTTAAAAGTAACAAAAGATACAGCTCAAAAACTGTTAGGAAAAATAAATTTTGCCCCTTGTGGTGTAGCTTTTGTAAATTCAGATGTACGAATGGGAATATTACCGCGGATGCTTTCAGAAATTTTGAATACTCGATTAATGGTGAAGGAGTCAATGAAGCTTCATGGGGACAAGAATCGTGTGCTACAACGCGTTCTTCATTCACAGCAATTGGGTCTCAAATTAATTGCGAACGTTACTTACGGTTATACAGCAGCCAATTTTAGTGGCAGAATGCCTTGCATTGAAGTATGTTGAATATGTATAATGTAATCtcgtttttatacattttttttaataaaattaattataattattacattCTCATCAAGGTAGGAGATAGTGTTGTTAGTAAAGGAAGAGAAACATTGGAGCGTGCAATAAAAATAGTAGAATCTACATCAAAGTGGGGAGCTGAAGTCGTTTATGGTGATACAGACTCACTATTTATTCTTTTACGTGGAAAATCAAGAAAAGAAGCATTTGCAATTGGAGCTGAGATTGCTGATACTGTTACTGCAGCCAATCCACCTCCTGTAAAACTTAAGTTTGAGAAAGTTCTACAACCATCGATTTTACAAGTAATACTCTACTAATATTTTATCAACTATGTAATGCAGATAGTgcatattttataatatattttaacatTTAGACTAAGAAAAGATATTGTGGATATATGTATGAGTCCCCTGAACAGAAAGAACCTGAATATTTAGCAAAGGGTATTGAAACTGTTCGTAGAGATGGTTGTCCAGCTGTAGCTAAAGTAAGAACATAGTACATTATGTTAGTatataattgaaatattttatatatttcaatAATAATCTTTTATTTCAGGTGCTTGAAAAAACATTGAAAATCTTATTTGATACAAAAGATCTTTCTTTAGTAAAATTATATGTTACTAGACAATTTGATAAAATTTTACGTAGAAAAATCTCTATCCAAGACCTAACATTCGCGAAAGAGTTTCGCGGTTTGCGTGGTTATAAAACTAACGCCTGTGTACCTGCATTAGAATTAACGCGAAGATTGATACGAAAAGATCCACGTGCGATACCCCGTACTGGTGAACGAGTGCGATATGTTGTTGTAGCTGGAGCTCCAAATCAACCATTGATTCACTGTATACGAACACCAATGGAAGTAATCTTGGATGAAGGCTTGACTCCAAattcaatatattatataacaaaagttCTCATACCGCCTCTTAATCGATGTTTAAACTTAATTGGGGTCGATGCTAATGCATGGTATTAACATtaaattatatacttttatgCTTTAGCTCTCTAACCGATATAATTTTTGCATGTACTTAGACACTGCCTTATCTTTAGGTACAGAGAAATGAATCATCGTCAAACACCTGACAAAGTAGTTAGTTTATCTACAGACAATCAAAAATTAACTATTCGACAGTTCTTTAGTGCCGTTATATGCGCTGCTTGTGGAGATCAAACACAAAAAAATATCTGTACAAATTGTGCAGCGAAACCAAATCAAACAGTTACTATTCTACATGAAAAGTTAAGATGGTTACAACGTACCTACCATAAACTTACTATGGTAAATATAATAATTGTACatcttatatttttcatatatatagatataaaaGTATAAATTTTCTTTTCAGATGTGTCAGTCTTGTACTGGTTACTTAGATGAACCAAAATGTGAGTCTTTAGACTGTCCAGTTTTATATCGTTTAATGCAAGCACAAAGAGATCTCGTTCAAATACCATATTTAAATGATATTATTTATAATGGTGATATTATAAAGAaataaattatacatttttataactACATTCAAGATTATGTACAAAAAGATCATGAAATCTATCATTTTGTTTACATTTTATATTAACTGTTGTAGTATattgaataataataaaattggaaatgttttatataataaataaattttaaaacaaTTTCTTTAGGGAATAAAACAACAAAATGATGTActtttaaaaatgaatttagTAAACCTCTAGATGGCGCtgcatttcatgaatattactATATAGTAGCTGGATGCGTTAGTACTTAATGGTTTATGATTTCTTATGAGGGAGAGCGGTATGCCGCGTATTTCATCGAAGCGtacaaataattatttcaattaaAACAAGTTTCATTTACCGATATATAAATCAGTATAGAATTTATATCACTATAAAATACGTGGATTTTTGTTATATGTTCAGTTTAGTAACACATAAAGTGCATAGAATTTCTCTCCTGTAAAATTACTTTGAAATTAAGTTAGTTTGTGATTAAATGATAACCAGCCAAAATAAAAAAGTTTATTACTTTACAAATATATCATTGTGTGCATTATGTAGGAAAAATATTTCTCGTATTGCTTGTGAAATGTTTCACTTGCATTATTATGCATTAACATCATCACTACTTTGCCGATCGTTTTGCTCATTAAATTTACGTTGAAATGAAagtgtttttaaataaatattagcAAAAATAAAATCCGTGCGAATGTTTTTACTTATATAttattgatatatatatatatatacttcctTAAACTCACGACGTTgtggaaaaaaattaattcatttGTATGTATTGAATTACCAGTTGCATAATTCTCATATCTTAAAAGTTAACATAAATTACATTGTATTTTGTGTCATTAACTTATTGCATTTTTAGCAAATACCATGTCAAAGCGTAGCAAATTGTCTACAAGTAAAAATTGCTGTTTTTGTGGCTTATCAAAAAACAGTGAATTGGAATATGGAAAATTTTATCAACATGATGATATTCTCACACATTATTATTGTCTGGTATATAATTTACATAAGTATTGGTTTAAATAATTTTACCAATGTACTAATGTAAtcttttaatatataatatcttcTTGTAgcttttatcatcaaacatgcaaCAAAGAGGAAATGATGATCAAGGAATTTTAGGGTTTCTAGTGAAGGATATTCGAGAAGAAGTTCGCAGAGGAAAAAGATTGGTAAagtatatatacataaaataaaaaagataGGGAATATtaagaattttaataatatgATTTTAATTCAAAGGTATGTTCATACTGTAAAAAAGCTGGTGCCACTTTGGGATGTTgtaatgttaaatgtaaaaaaattttTCATTATCCTTGTGGCCTAAGGGCTGGAACCTTAAATCAATTTTTTGGTGAATTCAGGTACATTATATTTTACTTTGATATTATAATATTGGAACATCGAAAGCAAATACAGTATATGATATTTTTTCAGGTCATATTGTATAAAGCACAGACCTCAACAAGATATAGATAAACAAGTATTAGATGAATTGGTAAGGAGCAATGAAGTAGTATGTTATATATGTTATGATCAAGTGGATCCTTATGACACAGTTAATACAATGTGGGCTCCATGTTGTAAGAAAAATGCATGGTTTCACAGAACGTGTGTTCAGGTAAGACAAACATAATACAATCTCGTGCCTAATCATTGAATGGTGATTTATAAAAAATTTTCAACTTTTTTAGCAACTTGCTATGAGCGCTGgatattttttcaagtgcccttTATGCAATGATAAGAAGATATTTCAGAAAGCAATGTTACAATTTGGTATTTTTATTCCAAGCCAGTATGTAAAAAACGAATTATGTACTTTGCGGAGATATGTtgtttgaaaaatataaaataaaattgtttCCACTATATTTTTTAGAGACGCCTCTTGGGAACTTGTACCTAATGCATTTCAGGAACTTTTGTACAGACATGATCAATGTGATGCCCCAGTATGTATTTGTCCTAAAGGTAGAAAATATACAAGTTTTAATGCGTGAGTAAACAAATATACTTATTTTATCTCTATGTGATGCGATTGAATATTCTCTTTTTGCCTATTCTAAGTTTTAATTGTAATTTGATAGAAAATGGGAGCTAGCACTTTGTAGAACTTGTGGTTCACAAGGGATTCACATGGCTTGTGGACAACTTAAATGGGCTAATCCTATGTGGGAATGCACAGAATGTATTTCTATATTAGGTAAGtaattaaacattttttaattcaaattttcaaaaatgttataatatttatttttatgtaGGTAAATCGAAAGAAACTGCTAATTCAGTTGCCAGTACCACAAGAGATACAGTATTACAGTATGTATTACCTTTTTCTCATTGTTAAATGTAAATTACATTAAGTATAAATTATTACAGTATCAATGTGAACAAAAATTTGTATTGCTACATGCATATCTTAGGAATAGTCCTGATTCTGAAGATTCTGATACTGATATTTCCGTTGGTAAAGATTCACCGATATCATTCTCATCAAACTTATTGCTTACGAGTTCTATGCCACACATATCACCTATTAAGTTACGTCCAGGCCCTCGATCGTCCAAATTAAAACAACTTcaaagaaataaagaaatacAAAAGTTAGTATTTAAAAACGATAAAATACTTAAATCTAAATGCATCGTAtttgatatatttataatattaaaaaCATATATTTATTGTTAAAACTATATAGCAATAACAAGCAAGAAATTAATGAAATTATAAGTACTGTGTCATGTGCGACAAGTACAGGACCACACAGTTTACAGCCCACAAGTAGTAAAAGGGATGTAATGAATGCAGCATGTTCAGTAATAGATACAGTATTACAAAGTTACAAAGATGATTTTAAATCTTCAGTAGAACATCCTATATCGCAATTGGGCACAATAGCTAGTAATATTACTTCAGTAGATAGGAATGAAAATAATGCTTTAGAGGTAAATACTTTTTCACAAATTACTTCATATAAAATGTTACAGTGCTAACAATGACGTTTATATAAAAACTCATATTTAATACACAAACATGTAATTTTCAGATCAGTAATTGCACATTATTAAATAATACATTTAGCATTACGAAGGGTAACGAATGTGACGAAAATAATTCATATCGATTTAAAAATAATACGATCGAACGTGATAAAAGTAGAATTTTATACAACCCTAGTCTACCAAAAGCAGAAAAATTATTAGAAAAGAGTAATTTAAATGAAAACGATACATTTTTAACAgaaaatttaaatataaataaaactcATAATTTAAAGGAAGTCGATTCACAGAATGAAATAAAGTCTCGTGTTTCGAACGATGCAATGCAATTGAAACACGAAGATGAAGATGCTTGTACTGATTTGATTTCAAATATTAAAATTACGAATGTAATTTCATTAGCATGTGAAGAATTTGAGAATGCATCTGTTGAAAAAAAACAGGAAACCAACATGTTTGAATACTTAACATTACAAAATGGCAATGGATTGATGAATAGTAACTCACTATCTCAATCTTTATCTTCCCAAAATGATACTCCAGAACTGTTTTcaaaaagaaaaattgataCGACTACATTGAGTCCAGCAATTTCGTATGTAAATGTATCAAAAaaaatgagaagaaataatggTGTATTGACAGAAACATTACAGTCATCTAATGAAAATAATGTAGAATTTATTAATGTCAATGATTTTCCAGATGTACCTAATTTACAGAATAGAGAATTGTATACTCAAGTTAAACAAAATGGTAATATAAATGAGAATATATTGCACTTGTTTAATGAAAGAAATTCATTAGGAATGAATGCATCAAATAATGTATTAAGTGATAATACTGATACTTTTGCAACCTCAATAAATAAAGAAAGCCGCGTGATGAACAGTAAAAATGAAACAATCTTAACACCTGGTAATAATAGAGTTGATAAACAAATAAGAAATGTAAGTAATATATCCTTCAAATtgctttttttttactttttttctaAATCCTCAGAACAATACACTATATATTCACATCATATATTGTTAAATATTTCTGAAGAAAATAAGATTATATTAATCTCTTACTATAATGTATAATTCATACATGACGAACATTTTCTTACgacttattaattatttattgatgAATAATTAGTTTTTAAGTATTATTGTTGTAATTTTTTTGAGGATTAATTTCAAAGAGAAGTAATGTCCAGGGATTGTATATGTTAATATATATCTCCCTGTACCTTttcttcaatgtttcacttgCAATTCTAACAGTGTGACGGGCATGCAGGCACCAGTCCTGCTGCTGAATCAAGGAACAAAAGATCCACGGATGATACAAGGATTAATTGCACAAGCGAATCTCTTGAATCAAGTAAAATGTAAGCAAAGATTATTTTAAGTATTTTACATATTAAGAATGTGTTAAAGAATGCTTTACAAATCGTAGGGTCAGTGAAAAACACGAAGTACCAAACAAATCCAACACGCTATGGCAAGAAAAAGATAGAAACACCTATTGTAATTACTCTCGATTAATGTCCGAATATATACGCCTACGTGACCTTAAATTTCgtgtaaataatataaatgatttgcaggtaaatttttattttatgtatAGAGTTATTATTACTATGTGTTCGagttttagtttttttttatacagtgtttataataattacatttttttatatACAGGTGATATTATACGATAAGTTTTctgtaaatataaaaatgaaatgtgcACCTACTGAGAACAGTACTACAACTAATACGTGAATGAAGAATAATATCCAGCAAAATatttatggaacatagaatgaGGTTCAGGCTCGAGCATATAAAACTTGATAAAATCGTCAACAATCATAAGGGTTTGCATGTTCTtactactacaaatgaatagacAAATATGGTCGAGATGTATCATCTGATATTATGTGACATCTTGGGTATTACCCATTTATCTCTGTTTTCTGCGAAATATGACGCCGACCTTGAGGAGATACTTATCTGAATATTATTTAGTGCCCAACTGTAGGTCATCTGACTCTAACATTTGTCGGATAACTTGTAGATTCGAATTTTGAAGTTGAGCAGCCCTAATCGACTCTATCTGGGTAATGTCCATAGCACAGCATTCGATGGGGTTTTTATTTTGAGGCGACTATTTTTTACGAACTACGCTACTACGTAGTGCAGTACCATGCATATGCATATAACATAGTACACATTTACTGTTTTATCGATGTAAAAAGTACTCTAGGTTGCTTGAAATTCTTCTAAATTAACACAAAATTCTGTTGGTGATTCTAAATGGAATCTAATTTTGTGTATCATAGTATTTCAATGTATAAATGAAAATTATTACAATAGTAATATTACTCTGTAAAATGAAGTAATGCGACACGTTAACTTGTGATGTATTTGTAACAAGTACCATTCACATTTTAATTcaaatttttttataataaaattctGTACTTCTTATTTCTAGTATTTTGAAAATTTATTATTCTTTCGATTTATTTAAGATAGAAAATATACAAAGACACAAATGCTTCATTATTTTCCAAAGTAGCTTCAAAGTTTGTTGTATTTTATTTTGCTTTGGTTAGTATaaacaaaatttaattaaaaataatttaggAATTCCATATACTCcattttttaatattcatagcataaaTAAAGTATAAATAAAGGCGTTCGGAGAATTGAGTTTCCTGTAGAATATCAAATATGGAAAAAATAATATGTTACTCTTAGGTCACTTTGAAGACGTATATCGAAAACATAAAAGCAATTTTGTATTACATTACTGCTTCACATTTTTTATGTAAAAACATTTTAGTAACTACGTCCAAAAAGTGTATAAAATTTCGGTTTGTTCTGACAATTAGGATGGATACATTTTTGTTTATCAAAAGGTACTAGTAATGGTGGTTGCTCGAAAGGAATACAAAGGCCCTTTGCACCCATTGACAATGTTCCAAGTTCCTCACCTGTATCTTCTCtacaagaagaaaaaaagagagatagTTGCTATTATACAAAAAAGCATTAATCATGGgacaataattattttaataatatttaccGCGCACTGTCTGCTTTAATGTTGTCTTCACAAGATAGTTCTCCACAAAATGGTGACAAAAGTATATTTTTCTTGTTAAGATAAGAACAAAATTCGTCCCAATTATCTGTACGTTTAATATGATCGTTCAAATCTTTTCTTGCTCTGTTAAAAAAGTCATTTACAATATAGTATTAGTTAAGTAATTATAATATTTACAATATTATTGTAACTATTGTTCAGTTTAATTAAACTTACTTGGTAAGCATATTTTTCTGTATGTCAGACAACAATTTTTGCAGGGCATTAACTACGTCAGATCTGTTTGCAAATTTTCTTTCAGAATTGTCTCTGCGTACAAATGTAACTTGATTCTTTTCTAGATCCTTTGGCCCTAATTCGATTCTTACAGGTACACCTTTTAATTCCCAATGGTTAAACTTCCAACCAGGTGTGCGGTTACTACGATAATCTGCCTTCACTCTAAGCGTTTTATCTTTCGACAATTCATCTAATAATTTATTGCATTCGGAAAACAATAATTCTCGTTGTTGAGATGTTGTACTAGCTGTAATACCACACGGTACTATGATGGCTTGAATACAAGCTACGTTTGGAGGCAATACTAAACCTTTATCATCACCGTGAACCTACAAATAAAATatcaaattatatatattttatttagaattaTTATATCAAATAGAGGATTATATACCATTATCATAACTCCAATTGTTCGAGTTGTTAGGCCCCATGAATTTTGATAGACATACGTTTTCTCATCCCCTTCTACGGTACCTTCTACTTGAATATTAAACATTTTGGAAAAATTTTGCCCAAGATGATGACTTGTCGCTCCTTGTATCGCACGACCGCTTGTTGAAATGAAAGCTTCAACGGTTGTAGTATAATCACCGCCAGCAAATTTCTCCTTTTCAGTTTTACGGCCTTTAATAACAGGCACCGCCAGTAAGTCTTCATATACTCTAGCGTACATATCTAAAATTACCATAACTTCTTCGTCAGCTTCCGTTTTAGTGGCAAAAGCGGAATGACCTTCTTGCCACAAAAATTCTCTCGTACGTAAAAATGGCTTGGGATCCTTAAATTCCCATCTCTATAATCATGACGAATATCttttattataataaaattttaAGTACAACTCAGATGCATAACTAtgcaataatttatatttaatacttACAACTACATTATTCCATTGATTAAGTTTCAATGGAAGCTCAGTATCAGATTTTAACCACTTAGCATAAGCAGGATACATTACAGTTTCTGACGTCGGTCGTATAGCAACTGGTTCTGCTAAATCTGATTCTCCGCATTTCGTCACCCATGCAACTTCAGGAGCAAAATCTGTAATGTGCGCTTTCTCTTTTTCCAACACTGATCGTGTAACAAAAATTGGAAAATAACACTCTTGAACGCCCAGCTGCGTTATTTCTTTCTCGATGTACTCTTTTATTATCTTCCAAATCGAGAAACTCCATGGACGGAGAATGTAACAACCTGACACATCGTAATATTCTATCATACCGCTCTTAGTAATTATTTGTGAATACCATTCAAAGaaattttcttccttttttgctTCCAAACCCAATCTTGTTCCAGTTTTACCAACATCTATGTCCTTTGTAGCTTCATTTTTACTTACATCTTTAttagtttcattcttttgtttCTCAACTTTAGATGGatcttcctttttcttctttttagacGACATATCAGACTTCATTGGCTTCCATTCTTCGCCggttaatgttttataattacttTTTAGATTTAAAAGAATTTTTACCTCTTGATCAATAATACTCTTATCCGCTTTAGTCTCTTTTAATTGTCTTACTTTATCTCCTTGTTTCTGTATACTTTCTAAAATCTGATCAACTGAAGTCTCATCTTTATTCGTTGCGGTATTTACTGGAGTAGCAGACGGTTTCCATTCTTTACCTGTTGCTGCTTTGTAATCAGACTTCAAGCTTAAAAGTAATTTCACTTCTTGATCGATAATGCTTTTCTCTGCTGTTTTTGAAGCTTTCAATTGTCTTACTTTATCTCCTTGTTTCTGTATATTTTCTGAAATCTGATCAGCTGAAGTCTCATCTTTATTCGTTACGGTATTTATTGGAGTAGCAGACGGTTCCCATTCTTTACCTGTTGCTGCTTTGTAATCAGACTTCAAAGTTAAAAGTAATTTTACTTCTTGATCGATAGTGCTTTTCCCTGCTTTTGAAGCTTTCAATTGCCTTACTTTATCTCCTTGTTTCTGTATATTTTCTGAAATCTGATCAGCTGAGgtctcattttcattcgttaTATTAGTTACTGAAGTAGTAGATGGTTTCCATTCTTTACCAGTTGCCGCTTTGTAATCGGCCTTCAAGTTTAGAAGTAATTTTATTTCTTGATCGATAATGCCTTTTTCTGCTTTCGAAGTTTTTAATTGTCTCACTTTATCCCCCTGACTTTGAATTTCGTTAGATATTTTCTCTATACATGCTTTTGTTAATATATTACTTTGTGTTAGATCTGGAGTTTTCATTTCCATCAAATCGGTACctgttttctttttatattcTGATTTTAAATTCGAAAGTCGTTGCATTTCCTCTTTTACCTTTAATTGTAATTGCTTAACTTTATTTTCTTGCTGTGTAATGTCATCCAATAATTTGTTTCCGTTAGATGTTGGCGGCGATGGTTTATTTAAAACCATACCTGGTTTCCACTCAACACCACTAACTTTTTTGTAATCAGCTTTTAAAGCTAATAGAGTCTTTATTTCTGCATCGATTGTAGCTTTATCTGCAGTCTTCTCAGCTTTTAAAAGTCGCACTTTATCACCTTGTGCAATTACTTTTTCATTGATTATATTTGCATCCTGTGTCgtattctaaaaaaaaaaagaacaattgATTACACaaatatgtaaaaaaaaatcgaacaataattaaatttataatttatGATTACGAAGATAAAAATAATACGCACGTTTTTCTGTGCAACTTCTTTAGAAGTTGATGTAACACCAGCAGATACAGACTTTGTTGCATTTGTACTATGACCATCTGGAATATGAAACAAAATTAAAGGCTGTTCTCTAGAT
The sequence above is a segment of the Xylocopa sonorina isolate GNS202 chromosome 7, iyXylSono1_principal, whole genome shotgun sequence genome. Coding sequences within it:
- the LOC143425718 gene encoding uncharacterized protein LOC143425718, with protein sequence MPNTMSKRSKLSTSKNCCFCGLSKNSELEYGKFYQHDDILTHYYCLLLSSNMQQRGNDDQGILGFLVKDIREEVRRGKRLVCSYCKKAGATLGCCNVKCKKIFHYPCGLRAGTLNQFFGEFRSYCIKHRPQQDIDKQVLDELVRSNEVVCYICYDQVDPYDTVNTMWAPCCKKNAWFHRTCVQQLAMSAGYFFKCPLCNDKKIFQKAMLQFGIFIPSQDASWELVPNAFQELLYRHDQCDAPVCICPKGRKYTSFNAKWELALCRTCGSQGIHMACGQLKWANPMWECTECISILGKSKETANSVASTTRDTVLQNSPDSEDSDTDISVGKDSPISFSSNLLLTSSMPHISPIKLRPGPRSSKLKQLQRNKEIQNNNKQEINEIISTVSCATSTGPHSLQPTSSKRDVMNAACSVIDTVLQSYKDDFKSSVEHPISQLGTIASNITSVDRNENNALEISNCTLLNNTFSITKGNECDENNSYRFKNNTIERDKSRILYNPSLPKAEKLLEKSNLNENDTFLTENLNINKTHNLKEVDSQNEIKSRVSNDAMQLKHEDEDACTDLISNIKITNVISLACEEFENASVEKKQETNMFEYLTLQNGNGLMNSNSLSQSLSSQNDTPELFSKRKIDTTTLSPAISYVNVSKKMRRNNGVLTETLQSSNENNVEFINVNDFPDVPNLQNRELYTQVKQNGNINENILHLFNERNSLGMNASNNVLSDNTDTFATSINKESRVMNSKNETILTPGNNRVDKQIRNCDGHAGTSPAAESRNKRSTDDTRINCTSESLESKCVKECFTNRRVSEKHEVPNKSNTLWQEKDRNTYCNYSRLMSEYIRLRDLKFRVNNINDLQVILYDKFSVNIKMKCAPTENSTTTNT